The Spirosoma radiotolerans genome has a window encoding:
- a CDS encoding PIN domain-containing protein: MLEYEEIIQQRYGLTTADAKLSYLLLLPNVYTINPSYRWNLIENDKDDNKFVDSFVAANADYIIGNDRHFNGLNTIGFPPIRVLTYEEFEEIYKKQLLG, translated from the coding sequence TTGCTAGAATATGAAGAAATTATTCAGCAACGATACGGGCTAACGACTGCAGATGCCAAACTAAGTTATTTACTCCTACTACCAAATGTCTACACGATAAATCCTTCATACCGTTGGAATCTTATTGAGAACGATAAGGATGACAACAAATTTGTAGACAGTTTTGTGGCTGCCAACGCCGATTATATTATCGGTAATGATAGGCATTTCAATGGATTAAACACCATTGGTTTCCCGCCAATACGGGTCTTGACATATGAAGAATTTGAGGAAATCTATAAGAAGCAATTACTAGGCTGA